The DNA window TGGTCGTTACCAGCTTCTACAATTGGCGAAGCATGAACAATCATGGTTATAGCATTGCTAGTAGCGGGATTTCCAGTTGTACATGGTAAATCAGAGGTTAAAACACAGTTTATCGTCTCCCCATTCAGAGGAATAACAGAATATATTGGTGAGTTGGTACCAACAATAATTCCATTTTTCTTCCATTGATAAGTAGGTGAGGATCCACCATTAATAGGAGTAGCAGTAAACGTTACAGCTATTCCAGAACAGACGGGGTTGTTATCAACAACGATATCAACACTGACCGGTAAACTAGTGTTTACAGTTACCAATACATCTGTACTGATGAAAGTGTTTCCATCATTTACTTCCACAAAATAGATAGTGTTGGTGTCTGGGGAAACAACAGGATTAGCCAGTGTAGAAGTAAATCCAGCTGGATTAGATGTCCAGCTGTAAGTATATTGTCCAGTTCCACCTGAAGCTATAGCACGTAGTAAAGAACTTTCTCCTTGACAAATGGTATCAGGCATAGCTATTGCTTGAATAGCTAACGGAATCGGAACATCTACATATTCATAGGCACCCATATCAATGGTGCCATTAATCCTAGGATTTCCTGCTAAATCCAGTAGTGGGAGTAGCTGTAGGATTCCCGTAGTATCACCTGCGTCTATGCATGGCGAGTTTACGAGGAGTCCCCAATCAGCGGTCAATCCATTATATCCAGCCCCCGCACCGATACTTGGATCCACAAACAATGGATCAGCATCGATGTTATTGGTGTAGTGGGTGGAATCATAATTACTACTACCAGGCCCACCAAAACCACCTATTCCATCTTGGATATTACAATGATCAAAATAAGGGTCTGATTCATCGTCAACAATAAGGATTTGATTGCCGTACATAGGATTGTTTGCTTCGTTTCCATTAATAACGCAATTTCTGACGTTTGCATCTGAATTTAGATCAAAAACCATACCAGCTGCGTAATTAGTGTTATTGTTTGTTATGGTAGTGTTTATTATATTAGACATGGAATTCTCCATATAAATCCCACTTGCTGTATTATTAGCAAGGAGGCTGTTTACAATATTCGGATTAGCACTTTCGATGTATATTGTGCCATAGCCAGGATCTGGCGTTACGTTGTTGCAGTATTTCTCATTGCTCAGTGTTGGGCTTCCAAACATCATTCCAATTGCCGCCCCTAAGACAGCTTGACAGCCAATGATGGTGTTGTTATTTAACGACAAATTGACGTTGTTTAAATATATTCCCCCTCCAATTATATCTGATGAACAGTTGTAGAGGTTATTGTAACTAATGGTAGCAGGTAAATTGTTGTTATTATTAATATAAATACCCCCCCCTTAATTGTGGCATGATTCTTGTAGAGCTCAGAGTTAGTTATATTAATGGCAGTATACCATACGGAAATTCCACCACCCCAACCATCAACATAATTGTTATTGATTTTACTATGGTCTATGAGTACTTTACCAAAACTCTTACAATAGATACCAGAGTTCTGACTATACTCCACTTGGGTATAGCTCAATCTACTGGTATCATTGTCCGCCATCACCTCTCCTCCCATGTATCCATTATCAAACTTGATACCACTCCAGCCTAGACTTGTGTCCGCTGCGGTGAAGACCACATAGTTGCTACTATCACCTATTGAGGTGATTTGGCCAAATACTTGGAGTTTACAGTTTTCTCCAAAACTTATTGTGGCACCAGGATCTATGGTCAGGGTTATGGCATCGGGAATGCAAACATTGCTGTTTTTTTCAACTGAACCCCAGGTAGCGTCTTCTACCAAGGTACTGCCGTCATTGGGTTGTATGCCGATGATAGCATCTTGGTTGCTTGTGAAGTTATAGCCTCCTGGATTGATGGAAGCTACGGTGTAGTAGCCATTGTACGCTCCTCCCCAACCGAAGTTGAAGTGGTACATATTTGCATCATCAACGCCATCACAGACAAAGGCATGGCTGCCTACACCATCGCCACGGTAATAAACGGGACGACTCTCAAGGAGCTCCCCTTGTATCAAGGTATTCCATTGGTCATCAGTATATGCCGATTTCTCGACATAACTGATCGTAGAATATGCCATTTTAAAGTAATTCAGGAAGGCCCTTGTCATAGGGTCCTGATCACTTGAATATCCTACGCCAGTACTTCCAGGTCCCCACATACTTCCTACAGAGACAGCAGCGTGGTACATAATGGTAGCTACATCATTATTTAATGATGTAATATTATCGGGCATGTTTGTCCAATTATATGTGGTAGCTCCAAAGTCGGCACCACTGTAGGGATAAGACCCCCATGTATATCCATAACTTCCCAATCCTTGGTCAGGATAATTGTGATACTTGAGAATCTGAGCCATAGCCGTGGCTACACAGCCTGTGTAAACATGACCGCCAGGCCCCGAGGGATTGGCAGGACACATTGCATTATATGGCCAAGTCTGATTCCAGGTAGTTGTTAAAAGAGGATCAACAGTTGAATAGCCTACTCCTCCTTTCGGATTTTGACTATTGCCATCTATTAGCAATTGCCACGATGCAGTGATTTCTTCCGTAGCAGAGATATTATTCTCAACCACGTAAGCAATCTGTGCTTCGTAGTTTCGCATCCATCCCCAAAAGTTATTTCCGACGATAGTGTCGGTATTGTTTTCAGGCACAAGAAATGTACTTTCTGTGCTGTACCCAAGAATGGGTTCAACCCGGTCATCAGCAGCGATTATTACAAATCCGTTGGCGTGACTGAAGACATAGAATGAAGATTTTCTGGTATATACCAGGGAAAGTGTAGATGATTTAGCATCAACTTTTAAGAAGTTGATAGCTACAGTTTGAGCCTTCTCGAGGCTAACAGGAGCGGGAAAAGCAAGATTGCCGATCAAAGTTACGATCAGAAGAGTAATGAATGTAAGTAGTTTTTTTTTCATAATTGACAGCTTACTAATTTTTAGGAACCAAAAATAGACTTAATCTGATAGGTAATCATTTTATCATGATTTTTTCTTTTCATTATCGCCGGAGCAGTGGCATTTCCGCAGTGAAAAAGACTTCTCTAGTGATTTCAGACTAACACTCATACCTTGTTCCACTTTAATAAAAGCCAAAAATGCACATCCGGATGTGCAAAATATTGTATTTTTGCACAAACACTTGTGCTATGTACGAATTGCTTAATCAATCAGAACTGTTAACCAGTAAGGTATCCCTGAAATTTAAAAGATACCTTTTTGATAAAATTAACTGGAACAATCGGCTTATCGGAATCAAAGGTGCCAGAGGTACGGGCAAAACTACCATGTTGCTTCAGTGGCTCAACGAACAGAAAAGTCCAGCAAACAAGGCCGCTTACTTTACACTTGACGATCTCTATTTCTTAACCAATACAGTGGTTGACACGGCAGCCCAATTTTACAGAGAGGGTGGAAAGATACTGGTGTTGGACGAGGTTCATAAATATCCCCAATGGGGAAAAGAAATAAAAATTATCTACGACCGGTATCCTGATTTGCAGATCATCTTCACAGGATCATCCATCATAGATATTTCGCGGCAAGAAGGCGATCTGAGCCGCCGCGCCTTGATGCACGAACTCGTAGGCTTATCCTATCGTGAGTACCTCGATTTTCGGGATATAATAAAGATGGAGCCAATCGACCTGAAAGTGATAATGGACACGGAGCAAAAAAATAAATTGAGCCTGCCACCTGATTTTCGTCCTTTACAGCATTTTGGCGATTATCTTAAATTTGGATATTATCCGTTTTATACCGAAGACCAGGAGGGATACCTGCAGCGCCTGCGCCAGCTTACCCGATTTATTGTGGAGTACGACATGGCAGACCAGCAAGGCTTTGATATAAGAAACGGAAAAAAAATCCTGCAGCTTCTTATCATAATAGCGCAGCAGGTTCCATTTAAGCCAAACCTGGTAAAGCTGGCCGAAAAAACCAACATACATCGTAACTCACTGGCCAACTATTTATATTTTCTTGATGAAGCAAGATTACTAAAATTGCTTTATCCCGCAGGTAAGAGCATAGCTGCATTACAAAAACCTGAAAAAATCTTTTTGAATAACTGCAATCTGTTATACGCTCTTAGCAGTCAGGAGCCTTCGATGGGTACCTTGCGCGAAACTTTTGCGCTGAGCCACCTGAGCATGGCCCATCATGTAACCTTGCCAAAGACAGGCGATTTCCTGGTGGACGACAAAATACTGCTGGAAATTGGCGGAAAGGCTAAAACATCAAAACAACTGGAGGGTGCGCCCGACGCCTGGGTTGTAAGAGATGATATTGAGCATGTAGTTTCTAACGCAATTCCTTTATGGCTATTAGGATTTCTCTATTGAACTCATCCTCTCATTAATCCCCTTCACATCTTTTTGTATCTCGCGGATGCTGTCGATGATCTCGTTTTCGGTGGGTCTTTGTCCGGGTAGCTCGGCGCTGATGTAATGAACAAATTTCCAAACCTCTTTGATCTCGCTTATGTGGATGCTGTAAGGGATGTAGTTGGTGTTGAGCGAGTGCAGGCGCAGCAAACCCTTCTCTTCTATTTGGTTTTCGACGACTTTAAAAAGGATACCTTCGTTTAGCGTGAGGATGATGCATGCCTCGCCCTTGCGGATGAAGTTCCAGTTTTGAATAAATTCTCCTGTAACGTACGATCCGGGTGGGATGGGAAGCATCGAGTCGCCCTGAATCTGAAAGGTGCGGTATTTTTTTTCTTTCGATAAAAACGGCAGCTTAAAGGTGGGCAGGATGCGGATAAACTCCGGATCGGCAAAGCCATTGGTGTAGCCTGCGCGTGCTTTCTCGCCCACCAGTTCTATGTTTTCGTCGTTTTCCTGATCTACGGTGGTAGCCAGTACGCGCAGGCTGCTGCCGCGGATGTAGACGTCGTAGCCTTTCTCGAGCTGCGAGAGCTGGCTGGGCGTGAGGTTGCGTAGGTCTACTTTGATAAGTGTGTCGATGGCCACGCCGAAATAATCCGAAAAAATCAGCAGGCTGTCGATGCCTGGCCGCGCGATCTGGTTTTCGTAATTGTTGTAGGTCGAACGTTTGATGTTTAGGCTCGCTGCTACATCTTCCTGGGTGCGGCCTTTGCGCTTTCGCAATAAGCGGATGTTGGTGCTGAAATGCATTTTTTACCTCCAAATATTTATTAACAATCAATTGTTGGCAACTTCGAGATGTTTATCTTGTAGCCGAAATAATGATTAAAAAATAATCAAAAGTAAACCTTTTTTCGGAATACCAATAGAAACTTTAAGAAAATGTTGACCGACGAAAACCTTCCCGTCCTGGGCCGCACGATTGTCCATCTGGACCTTGACGCTTTTTTTGTGTCGGTGGAGCGACTGATGAACTCATCATTGGAGGGAAAGCCTGTGATTATTGGCGGTTCCAGCGATCGGGGAGTGGTGGCCAGTTGCAGCTACGAGGCGCGGCGTTTTGGAGTGCGCTCGGCTATGCCCATGAAACTGGCTTTGAATCTGTGCAGCCATGCCACGGTGGTGCGTGGCGACATGGAGAACTACAGCAAGTACTCGCGGCTGGTTACCGAGGTAATTGCCGAGCAGGCGCCTCTGTACGAAAAAGCTTCTATCGACGAGCATTACCTGGACCTGACGGGGCTGGAGCGTTTTTTTGGTGCAATGAAATGGGCGCACGAGCTGCGGGCACGCATCATACGCGAAACGGGACTGCCTATTTCGCTGGGCCTTTCGGTAAACAAAACCGTGTCGAAAATAGCCACCGGCGAGGCCAAGCCTAACGGCGAGCTGCAGGTAGAGCAGCCGCGGGTGCGTCCTTTTCTCGAACCACTTTCTATACGCAAAATCCCGATGGTAGGCCTCAAGACTTACCAGTTGCTGCGTTCGATGGGCGTAGCCGACATTCGCACCCTGAGCCTGATACCGCCTGAGATGATGGAGAAGCTCATGGGCAAAAATGGTCTTGACATCTGGAAGAAAGCCAACGGTATCGATACCGCGCCTGTGGTGCCTTACTCCGAGCGCAAATCCATCAGCACCGAAACTACCTTTGAGCAGGACACCATCGACGTGCAGCGCCTGCGTGAAGTGCTGAGTACGATGATCGAAAAAATCGCTTTCCAAATGCGCAAGAAAGAGAAGCTTACCGGCTGCGTCACGGTAAAAATTCGCTATGCCAACTTTGATACCCACACCCTGCAAAAAACCATCACCTACACCTCATTCGATCATGTGCTTACGCGTGTGGCACTGGAGCTTTTCGAGCGGCTCTACCAGCGGCGCATGCTCATTCGCCTCATAGGAGTACGCTTCAGCCATCTGGTAAGTGGCGTGCAGCAACTCGACCTCTTCGAGGATACGCCCGAAATGGTGAGTCTCTACCAGGCGCTCGATCGCATCCGCAAACGCTACGGCCTCATGGCTGTAACCAAAGCTATTTCGCTGGCGCCGAATCCGGGATGAAATTAATAAGACGGTACGAAATGAGAAAGCTGTTGGATTGTCGGGCGCGCAAAGAGAAATTTTATTTTGAAGTTATTAATCTTTCGGGATGGAAAAATTATTCAGAATTCCAATTGATAATGGTTAAAATCCTTTGTCTGCGAATTTCCGCCAAAGAAGCAAATTAGCGCTAATTATTCGTGTTCATTAGCTTAATTGGTGTGAATTGGTGGATGATTTTAAACCTTATCCAGCACTTGCAATATTTTCCCGATGCTTTCGTCGATTTGTTGGCGGGTGATGATAAGCGGCGGCGCGATGCGAAAAGCCTGCGGCATAAAGAAGAATGGGTCGGTGACGATGCCTTCGTCGAGCAGAAGTTTCATAGCACGTGCATTTGTCTCAGGAGATTTCAGCTCGATGCTCATCAGCAGCCCTTTTCGGCGCACTTTTACTACGGCAGGATGTGGCGAAAGCGCCTTTTCAAACTGCGCTCCTTTTTCGTCGGCTTCAGCTATCAGCTCGGGGTTTTCGGTAAGCACCTGCAGGTTGGCCAGCGCTGCTGCGGCGCTCACCGGATGCCCGCCAAAGGTGGTGATGTGTCCGAAGTCGGGGTTGTTGGTAAAAGCGAGCATCAACTTTTTGTCGGCAACAAACGCGCCGATGGGCATGCCACCACCCATTCCTTTGGCCATGCAGATAATATTCGGGACGATGCCATAATTTTCAAAGCAAAATAATTTTCCGGTGCGGCCAAACCCTGTTTGTATTTCATCAAAAATCAACAGCGTTCCGGTTTCGGTGCATCGCTGGCGCAGTGCCATCATATATTCCTGGTCCGGCACGATGATTCCAGCTTCGGCTTGCATGGGTTCTACCAGCACACAAGCCGCTTTGCTGTCGATACGTTTGAGGTCGTCATAATTATTAAAACGTAGAAATTCGATGTCAGGCAGCAGTGGACGATAGGCATTTTTGAGTTGTTCGTTGCCCAGCATACTGTAGGCGCCGTGTGTGCCGCCGTGGTAGCTGTTGGTGAAGCCGATGAGGCGGGAGCGACCTGTTATGCGTTTGGACAGTTTTAGCGCGCCTTCCACAGCTTCGCTGCCCGAATTAACAAAGTAAACAGAGTTGAGCGATGTTGGCAGCTTTTGCGTAAGCAACTGCGCCAGCTTTACTTGCGGCGACTGGATAAATTCGCCATACACCATCAGGTGCATGTATTTGTCCAACTGATCTTTTACCGCCTGCACAATGGCCGGATGGCGGTGCCCCAGGTTGTTGACACAAACGCCCGAAACCAGATCGGTGTAGCGTGTTCCATTGGAGCCATACATGTAAATACCTTCGGCCGAAACAATCTCAAGTCCCATCGGAAATAGCGAGGGCAGAGCCACATGTTCAAAAAAAAGCTGTCGTTGCGTAAGCATAGTTTTTTAAATATCAAATAGCAAAATTCAAAAAAACAAATAAAATCCAAAAAATTAAAACTCAAAATTCCATTGAGGTTTTAAATATTGGATTTTTAATATAGAGATTTATTTGTGATTGTTTACACCGACTTCCGGCGGTTGTTTTATTGTCATTTGTAATTTCGTTTTATTCCTCTTTGAGCCGGTCGATGTCGCGGCGTTGTTTTTTAGTTGGTCTTCCGGTTCCCCGGTCGCGGCGCTCGAAGTTAAGTTGGTTGATGATTTTGAGGCGTTCGTAGGCTTCGGGTGGGGTGAGGTCGTCGGCAAAATCGGGCACCAATCGGGCAGCTACCCTATTTTGCAAAGGCTCCTTCACGCGAAGTGTTCGCGTTAGCTGTGGGCTTACTCTTACCTCCACTTCGTCGCCAACCTTTGCTTCACGCGAAGCTTTTACAGGTTGTCCTGCAATCACCACTTTTCCCGTGCGACACGCATCAGCGGCCTGGCTCCGCGTTTTGAAAACACGCACAGCCCAGAGCCATTTATCTATTCTTACCCCATCTGCCATAGCAGGCGTCGTTTATTTAGTTCTAAAATAAAGTTGTATCGGAATGCCCTTAAAATCGAAATGTTTGCGGATTGCATTTTCCAAAAATCGAGTGTAAGACTCTTTGACGTACTGCGGAGAGTTGCAGTAAAAAGCAAATGCCGGAAATTTGGTCGGCAACTGTGTGATGTATTTTATCTTCACATATTTGCCTTTGGTAGCGGGTGGCGGCGAGCTTTCGATGATGGGCAGCAGTAAATCGTTGAGTTTCGAAGTAGCAACGCGGCGGCGGCTGTTTTGAAAGGCCTCGTTGGCGGCTTCCAGCGCCTTAAAGATGCGTTGCTTGCTGATGACCGAAGTGAAAACGATTTCATAATCGGTAAAAGGTGCCGTCTTTTTGCGGATTTCATTTTCAAAATCCAGATGTGTATTGGAACTTTTCTCAACTAAATCCCATTTATTAATAACCATCACCACTGCTTTCCTGTTTTTCTCGATCAGGTGCAGAATGTTGATGTCCTGTGCTTCAAAACCAGTGGTGGCGTCTACCATGAGCAGACATACATCGCTGTTTTCGATGGCGCGAATCGAGCGCATCACCGAGTAAAACTCGATGTTTTCGTGTACGCGGCTTTTCTTGCGCAGCCCTGCTGTATCCACCAGGTGAAAATCGAAGCCGAAGCTGTTGTAGCGTGTGTTGACGGCGTCGCGGGTGGTGCCGGGAATATCGGTGACAATGTTTCGTTCGTCGCCCAGCAGCGCATTGATGAACGACGATTTGCCTACGTTGGGTCTGCCTATTACTGCAAAGCGCGGCAGGTCGTCCAGGTTGTCGTCGGGGATTTCCTCAAAGTGCTTTACAATTTCATCGAGCAGATCGCCGGTGCCGCCACCGTTGATGGCCGATACCGGGAAAATCTGATCCAGCCCCATAGAATAAAATTCGGCGATCTCATGTACGTTTTTTGGGCTATCTACTTTATTCACAGCTACAAAAACCTTTTTTGGTGAGCGCCGCAGGATGTCGGCTACGTCCTGATCAAGGGGTGTAAGACCGTCGCGGGAGTCTACCACCATCAGGATTACATCGGCCTCTTCCATGGCCAGATCAACCTGTTTGCGGATTTCTCCCTCAAAGATGTCGTCGGAGCCTACCACATAGCCGCCCGTGTCGATCACCGAAAAACGCTTGCCGTTCCAGTCGCTTTGCCCGTAGTGGCGGTCGCGCGTTACGCCGCTGGTTTCTTCCACGATGGCGGCGCGTTGGCCGGTGAGTCTGTTGAAAAGTGTCGATTTGCCCACGTTAGGCCGGCCTACTATTGCCAGGATATTTGCCATGTTTTATTTTTTTAATATTAAAAATGTAATGCTTAAAACTCTCAAAATGATTGCAGGATTCGGACAAACCTATACTGCTAATATCCAAAGCGTCGCAGGGCTTGTTCGTTGTCGCGCCAGTCTTTGTCGACTTTTACGCTCAATTGCAGATAAACTTTCTTACCCAGAAACTCTTCGATATCTTTTCGCGCAAGCGTTCCCAACTGCTTGATGGCTTTGCCGCCCTTGCCCAGGATGATGATCTTTTGGGTTTCGCGCGTTACATAAATAAAGGCCTCAATGTGTGCCAGCCTTTCCGTTTCTTTAAATTGATCTACCACCACCTCCACGGAATACGGAACTTCTTTTCGATAGAGCAACAATGCTTTTTCGCGAATGATTTCCGAAACAAAAAACCGATAGCTTTTGTCGGTGAGCTCATCTTTGGGATAATAGGCAGGATGCTCTGGCAGTTTGGCAACGATTTGTTCGAGCACTGCCGTGATGTTGAAATTGTGCAACGCCGAAACCGGTATCACCGAAGCATTCGGAAAAATCTCCGACCAGTGGTTGATGGATTCTTGCACCTGCTCCTGCTTTTGTGTGTCCACTTTATTGATCACGACAATGAGCTGCTGGCCTTTTTCCGAGTCGAG is part of the Bacteroidales bacterium genome and encodes:
- a CDS encoding T9SS type A sorting domain-containing protein: MYINNNNNLPATISYNNLYNCSSDIIGGGIYLNNVNLSLNNNTIIGCQAVLGAAIGMMFGSPTLSNEKYCNNVTPDPGYGTIYIESANPNIVNSLLANNTASGIYMENSMSNIINTTITNNNTNYAAGMVFDLNSDANVRNCVINGNEANNPMYGNQILIVDDESDPYFDHCNIQDGIGGFGGPGSSNYDSTHYTNNIDADPLFVDPSIGAGAGYNGLTADWGLLVNSPCIDAGDTTGILQLLPLLDLAGNPRINGTIDMGAYEYVDVPIPLAIQAIAMPDTICQGESSLLRAIASGGTGQYTYSWTSNPAGFTSTLANPVVSPDTNTIYFVEVNDGNTFISTDVLVTVNTSLPVSVDIVVDNNPVCSGIAVTFTATPINGGSSPTYQWKKNGIIVGTNSPIYSVIPLNGETINCVLTSDLPCTTGNPATSNAITMIVHASPIVEAGNDQSIAYGSWTVLNGSASGGSGNYSYHWEPAAMLINANMQNPQTINLTSSVIFTLTVTDVATGCTGTDQVMITVTGGPLAVTASANPASICQGETSQLTALVSGGSENYTFSWTSNPVGFVSTLQNPIVSPIITTTYTVQVYDGYNTANASASVGVNHYPLQANKPVGADSIDLNYVSSSEYSTEPLSNVNYYSWILEPAHMGSISGSGTEITITWSGTLGQANLSVVGVNDCGQGAVSQPLIIQIDNSVGIKTPALYDLKIFPNPSTGVFTISSSKSISAVYLYDVSGRIFKSLSEPLHEGMSVTMDYSYLHSGIYFVHVYMEEQIAVRKVVVN
- a CDS encoding C10 family peptidase is translated as MKKKLLTFITLLIVTLIGNLAFPAPVSLEKAQTVAINFLKVDAKSSTLSLVYTRKSSFYVFSHANGFVIIAADDRVEPILGYSTESTFLVPENNTDTIVGNNFWGWMRNYEAQIAYVVENNISATEEITASWQLLIDGNSQNPKGGVGYSTVDPLLTTTWNQTWPYNAMCPANPSGPGGHVYTGCVATAMAQILKYHNYPDQGLGSYGYTWGSYPYSGADFGATTYNWTNMPDNITSLNNDVATIMYHAAVSVGSMWGPGSTGVGYSSDQDPMTRAFLNYFKMAYSTISYVEKSAYTDDQWNTLIQGELLESRPVYYRGDGVGSHAFVCDGVDDANMYHFNFGWGGAYNGYYTVASINPGGYNFTSNQDAIIGIQPNDGSTLVEDATWGSVEKNSNVCIPDAITLTIDPGATISFGENCKLQVFGQITSIGDSSNYVVFTAADTSLGWSGIKFDNGYMGGEVMADNDTSRLSYTQVEYSQNSGIYCKSFGKVLIDHSKINNNYVDGWGGGISVWYTAINITNSELYKNHATIKGGVFILIITTIYLLPLVTITSTTVHQI
- a CDS encoding AAA family ATPase; translation: MYELLNQSELLTSKVSLKFKRYLFDKINWNNRLIGIKGARGTGKTTMLLQWLNEQKSPANKAAYFTLDDLYFLTNTVVDTAAQFYREGGKILVLDEVHKYPQWGKEIKIIYDRYPDLQIIFTGSSIIDISRQEGDLSRRALMHELVGLSYREYLDFRDIIKMEPIDLKVIMDTEQKNKLSLPPDFRPLQHFGDYLKFGYYPFYTEDQEGYLQRLRQLTRFIVEYDMADQQGFDIRNGKKILQLLIIIAQQVPFKPNLVKLAEKTNIHRNSLANYLYFLDEARLLKLLYPAGKSIAALQKPEKIFLNNCNLLYALSSQEPSMGTLRETFALSHLSMAHHVTLPKTGDFLVDDKILLEIGGKAKTSKQLEGAPDAWVVRDDIEHVVSNAIPLWLLGFLY
- a CDS encoding LexA family transcriptional regulator, with protein sequence MHFSTNIRLLRKRKGRTQEDVAASLNIKRSTYNNYENQIARPGIDSLLIFSDYFGVAIDTLIKVDLRNLTPSQLSQLEKGYDVYIRGSSLRVLATTVDQENDENIELVGEKARAGYTNGFADPEFIRILPTFKLPFLSKEKKYRTFQIQGDSMLPIPPGSYVTGEFIQNWNFIRKGEACIILTLNEGILFKVVENQIEEKGLLRLHSLNTNYIPYSIHISEIKEVWKFVHYISAELPGQRPTENEIIDSIREIQKDVKGINERMSSIEKS
- the dinB gene encoding DNA polymerase IV, yielding MLTDENLPVLGRTIVHLDLDAFFVSVERLMNSSLEGKPVIIGGSSDRGVVASCSYEARRFGVRSAMPMKLALNLCSHATVVRGDMENYSKYSRLVTEVIAEQAPLYEKASIDEHYLDLTGLERFFGAMKWAHELRARIIRETGLPISLGLSVNKTVSKIATGEAKPNGELQVEQPRVRPFLEPLSIRKIPMVGLKTYQLLRSMGVADIRTLSLIPPEMMEKLMGKNGLDIWKKANGIDTAPVVPYSERKSISTETTFEQDTIDVQRLREVLSTMIEKIAFQMRKKEKLTGCVTVKIRYANFDTHTLQKTITYTSFDHVLTRVALELFERLYQRRMLIRLIGVRFSHLVSGVQQLDLFEDTPEMVSLYQALDRIRKRYGLMAVTKAISLAPNPG
- a CDS encoding aspartate aminotransferase family protein, with protein sequence MLTQRQLFFEHVALPSLFPMGLEIVSAEGIYMYGSNGTRYTDLVSGVCVNNLGHRHPAIVQAVKDQLDKYMHLMVYGEFIQSPQVKLAQLLTQKLPTSLNSVYFVNSGSEAVEGALKLSKRITGRSRLIGFTNSYHGGTHGAYSMLGNEQLKNAYRPLLPDIEFLRFNNYDDLKRIDSKAACVLVEPMQAEAGIIVPDQEYMMALRQRCTETGTLLIFDEIQTGFGRTGKLFCFENYGIVPNIICMAKGMGGGMPIGAFVADKKLMLAFTNNPDFGHITTFGGHPVSAAAALANLQVLTENPELIAEADEKGAQFEKALSPHPAVVKVRRKGLLMSIELKSPETNARAMKLLLDEGIVTDPFFFMPQAFRIAPPLIITRQQIDESIGKILQVLDKV
- a CDS encoding S4 domain-containing protein gives rise to the protein MADGVRIDKWLWAVRVFKTRSQAADACRTGKVVIAGQPVKASREAKVGDEVEVRVSPQLTRTLRVKEPLQNRVAARLVPDFADDLTPPEAYERLKIINQLNFERRDRGTGRPTKKQRRDIDRLKEE
- the der gene encoding ribosome biogenesis GTPase Der, translated to MANILAIVGRPNVGKSTLFNRLTGQRAAIVEETSGVTRDRHYGQSDWNGKRFSVIDTGGYVVGSDDIFEGEIRKQVDLAMEEADVILMVVDSRDGLTPLDQDVADILRRSPKKVFVAVNKVDSPKNVHEIAEFYSMGLDQIFPVSAINGGGTGDLLDEIVKHFEEIPDDNLDDLPRFAVIGRPNVGKSSFINALLGDERNIVTDIPGTTRDAVNTRYNSFGFDFHLVDTAGLRKKSRVHENIEFYSVMRSIRAIENSDVCLLMVDATTGFEAQDINILHLIEKNRKAVVMVINKWDLVEKSSNTHLDFENEIRKKTAPFTDYEIVFTSVISKQRIFKALEAANEAFQNSRRRVATSKLNDLLLPIIESSPPPATKGKYVKIKYITQLPTKFPAFAFYCNSPQYVKESYTRFLENAIRKHFDFKGIPIQLYFRTK
- the era gene encoding GTPase Era; translation: MSHKAGFVNLLGKPNVGKSTLLNALVGEKLAVITNKAQTTRHRIKGIVSTDDYQIVFSDTPGILQPHYKLHESMMDQVREALEDADIVLYIVEPGEKEPAEGIKTLDSEKGQQLIVVINKVDTQKQEQVQESINHWSEIFPNASVIPVSALHNFNITAVLEQIVAKLPEHPAYYPKDELTDKSYRFFVSEIIREKALLLYRKEVPYSVEVVVDQFKETERLAHIEAFIYVTRETQKIIILGKGGKAIKQLGTLARKDIEEFLGKKVYLQLSVKVDKDWRDNEQALRRFGY